In a single window of the Halopiger xanaduensis SH-6 genome:
- a CDS encoding PadR family transcriptional regulator has protein sequence MYDLTGFQRDLLYTIAGQEEPHGLAIKEELENYYEKEIHHGRLYPNLDTLVDKGLVEKGQADRRTNFYTVTKRGQRELEARREWEDQYVGDLLSSE, from the coding sequence ATGTATGATTTGACCGGATTCCAACGTGACCTGCTGTATACGATCGCTGGTCAGGAGGAACCGCACGGCCTGGCGATCAAAGAGGAGCTCGAGAACTACTACGAAAAAGAGATCCATCACGGCCGGCTGTATCCGAATCTCGATACGCTCGTCGATAAGGGGCTCGTCGAGAAGGGCCAGGCCGATCGCCGAACGAACTTCTACACGGTCACCAAGCGCGGCCAGCGCGAGCTCGAGGCCCGCCGCGAATGGGAAGATCAGTACGTCGGCGACCTCCTTTCGTCCGAGTAA
- a CDS encoding carboxymuconolactone decarboxylase family protein, whose translation MTTDQMHQEIEEYLGRVPSWMELLAEPASEHSWGIFRDLGLGETELSPREKALIELGAAAAMKCPYCTYFHKEEARLSAVTDDELEEAVNLASVTSYFSTILHGNEVDYDDFVAETDEIMAYVGEQESAAAADD comes from the coding sequence ATGACAACAGACCAGATGCACCAAGAGATCGAGGAGTACCTCGGACGGGTACCAAGCTGGATGGAGCTGCTGGCAGAGCCAGCCAGCGAGCACAGTTGGGGGATCTTTCGCGATCTCGGCCTCGGGGAAACCGAACTGAGTCCGCGCGAGAAAGCGCTCATCGAATTGGGTGCAGCAGCGGCGATGAAGTGTCCGTACTGCACCTACTTCCACAAAGAAGAGGCGCGACTGTCAGCAGTGACGGACGACGAACTCGAAGAAGCCGTGAACCTGGCCAGCGTTACCAGTTACTTCTCGACGATACTTCACGGCAACGAGGTCGACTACGACGACTTCGTCGCCGAAACGGACGAGATCATGGCGTACGTCGGTGAACAAGAAAGCGCAGCGGCGGCGGACGACTAA
- a CDS encoding enolase C-terminal domain-like protein, which translates to MFFSGKREVVLSDRLELRFERVRCRNGPVGRRRTEGAVTVIQPDVTHVGGITELRKITTMAEAFDVAVVPHCPLSPIAFAANLQVVFCSYNAVMQEQDLSLHDPTESVGLQYLNGPGTFEFDDGYVSRPTEPGLGIDVNESYVREQSRADVKWYNPVWRHEDGSIAEW; encoded by the coding sequence ATGTTCTTCTCTGGAAAACGCGAGGTCGTTCTCTCGGATCGATTGGAGCTCCGATTCGAGCGAGTCCGTTGTCGAAATGGTCCGGTCGGTCGCCGACGGACCGAGGGCGCAGTCACGGTCATCCAGCCCGACGTAACGCACGTCGGCGGCATCACGGAACTACGGAAGATTACGACGATGGCCGAGGCGTTCGACGTGGCCGTCGTTCCGCACTGTCCGTTGAGTCCGATCGCCTTCGCGGCGAACCTGCAAGTGGTCTTTTGCTCATACAACGCCGTCATGCAGGAACAGGATCTCTCGCTTCACGACCCAACCGAGAGCGTCGGGCTCCAGTATCTGAACGGTCCCGGGACGTTCGAGTTCGACGACGGCTACGTCAGTCGACCGACCGAACCAGGCCTTGGAATCGACGTGAACGAGTCGTACGTGCGAGAACAGTCGCGTGCCGACGTGAAGTGGTACAACCCTGTCTGGCGCCACGAAGACGGTAGCATCGCCGAGTGGTGA
- a CDS encoding IclR family transcriptional regulator domain-containing protein: MRENDLAFSREEHSEGVVGVGISFGVDERAPAAAIGVAGPSDRLTGRYLHEDITGQVLSTAKTIQVELTK, translated from the coding sequence ATCCGAGAGAACGACCTCGCGTTTTCCAGAGAAGAACATTCCGAAGGCGTCGTTGGCGTCGGCATCTCGTTCGGCGTTGACGAGCGCGCGCCAGCCGCCGCTATCGGCGTGGCAGGCCCCTCGGATCGGCTGACCGGTCGGTACCTCCACGAAGACATCACCGGACAGGTACTCAGTACGGCGAAGACGATACAGGTCGAATTGACGAAGTAA
- a CDS encoding universal stress protein, whose amino-acid sequence MADRVLVPFDGSPPATDALEFAFEHFPDATVIALYVIEIPDGRWAQAVGPELQIPVSERAQEYASDVLESASEVATEYDRELETKIVTGEPDHRIVAQAEEESIDLIVIGSHSQTGISRLLLGSVAEKVVRRSPVPVLVAR is encoded by the coding sequence ATGGCCGATCGAGTTCTCGTCCCGTTCGACGGATCGCCACCGGCAACCGACGCCCTCGAGTTCGCGTTCGAACACTTTCCGGATGCAACCGTCATCGCCCTGTACGTCATCGAAATCCCGGACGGTCGCTGGGCGCAAGCCGTCGGTCCCGAACTGCAAATCCCCGTCAGTGAGCGAGCGCAGGAATACGCTTCGGACGTCCTCGAGTCCGCGTCGGAGGTGGCCACTGAGTACGACCGCGAGCTCGAAACAAAGATCGTCACCGGCGAACCGGATCACCGTATCGTTGCGCAAGCCGAGGAAGAATCGATCGATCTGATCGTCATCGGAAGCCACAGCCAAACGGGAATCTCGCGGCTCCTCCTCGGGAGCGTCGCCGAAAAGGTCGTTCGTCGGTCACCGGTTCCCGTCCTCGTGGCCCGATAG
- a CDS encoding universal stress protein, whose protein sequence is MYDRILLAVDGSDEAERAARRGLEFARVFDATVDVLHVVEQRAVKLATTAQKERLRERGTAVLERIEAVASDIGHPVTTAMREGKPSAQISDYATDRDASLIVIGRQGLTGVGKRLLGGVTERLLRRSDVPVFVVPKAAPDETGDYSDVLVPTDGSEIAADAARHGAAVGRRYDSTVHVLNVVDLQAAGGAFNAGGLDREFVGRLEADGESIVEDVATEIDGAAPDVTTAVVRTTSFGGVAAGVREYVDENDIDLIVMGARGRSNLGRQVLGSVTSALLRTVEIPVLAVTRSS, encoded by the coding sequence ATGTACGATCGAATCCTGCTCGCCGTCGACGGAAGCGACGAGGCCGAACGAGCCGCGAGACGCGGACTCGAGTTCGCTCGCGTTTTCGACGCGACCGTCGACGTCCTCCACGTCGTCGAGCAGCGGGCGGTGAAACTCGCAACGACCGCCCAGAAGGAGCGACTCCGAGAGCGGGGGACGGCCGTTCTCGAGCGGATCGAAGCGGTCGCGTCCGATATCGGACACCCCGTAACGACGGCGATGAGAGAGGGAAAACCCTCGGCGCAGATCAGCGACTACGCAACCGATCGAGACGCGTCGCTGATCGTGATCGGACGGCAGGGGTTGACCGGGGTCGGAAAGCGACTTCTCGGCGGCGTGACGGAGCGGTTGCTCCGTCGGAGCGACGTCCCCGTCTTCGTCGTTCCGAAAGCTGCGCCGGACGAGACGGGGGATTACTCCGACGTGCTCGTCCCGACGGACGGCAGCGAGATTGCGGCCGACGCCGCACGACACGGCGCCGCGGTCGGACGGCGGTACGACTCGACGGTCCACGTGCTGAACGTCGTCGATCTGCAAGCTGCGGGCGGTGCGTTCAATGCAGGTGGCCTCGATCGTGAATTCGTCGGGCGACTCGAAGCGGACGGCGAATCGATCGTCGAAGACGTAGCGACGGAGATCGACGGCGCTGCTCCCGACGTGACGACCGCCGTCGTGCGAACGACGTCGTTCGGCGGCGTCGCTGCCGGCGTCCGCGAGTACGTCGACGAGAACGATATCGATCTCATCGTCATGGGTGCGCGCGGCCGGTCGAACCTCGGACGGCAGGTCCTCGGGAGTGTTACCTCCGCCCTCTTACGGACGGTCGAGATCCCGGTTCTGGCCGTTACGCGGTCATCGTGA
- a CDS encoding universal stress protein produces MYDHILVPTDGREGTERAIDEAVTLARENGATLHALYVVNSAAIAPGIEFADLEDVGQQAVEYVRDRATDAGVEHVVCDVTHGLRHRAILQYAEERDIDLIVIGRHRELDHLVYGSVSKQVSEKAPVPVLVIE; encoded by the coding sequence ATGTACGATCACATTCTCGTTCCGACCGACGGACGCGAGGGCACCGAACGGGCGATCGACGAAGCCGTCACCCTCGCCCGCGAAAACGGTGCGACACTCCACGCGCTCTATGTCGTTAATTCGGCCGCGATCGCGCCCGGAATCGAATTCGCCGACCTCGAGGACGTTGGTCAGCAGGCGGTCGAATACGTCCGTGATCGTGCGACGGACGCAGGCGTCGAACACGTCGTCTGCGACGTGACACACGGACTCCGCCATCGCGCGATCCTCCAGTACGCCGAGGAACGCGATATCGATCTCATCGTGATCGGTCGCCACCGAGAGCTGGACCATCTCGTATACGGCAGCGTATCGAAACAGGTCTCCGAGAAAGCACCGGTCCCGGTATTAGTAATCGAATGA